The proteins below are encoded in one region of Micromonospora yangpuensis:
- a CDS encoding RecQ family ATP-dependent DNA helicase, protein MSVDRTAVRERAEAVLRRLAGEHARLREDQWRAIEALVVDRRRVLCVQRTGWGKSAVYFVATALLRATDGAGGYGPTVIVSPLLALMRNQVEAAARAGIRARTINSANLDEWDEITGEIHAGAVDVLLISPERLNNPDFRDSVLPRLAATTGLLVVDEAHCVSDWGHDFRPDYRRLRTFLGRLPERTPVLATTATANARVTADVAEQLGTEPTTDTETTARTGTRPTTGTEPSGGTEPATGTGPATGTEADGGRGGRPDVLVLRGSLDRESLRLGVLDLPSPAHRLAWLADHLDRLPGSGIVYTLTVAAAQETAEFLRSRGWSVASYTGQADDADRRAAEQDLLDNKIKALVATSALGMGFDKPDLGFVVHLGAPPSPIAYYQQVGRAGRAVAHAEVLLLPGVEDAAIWRYFASLAFPPEEQVRAVLAALHPDRPLSTQALEPIVDLRRTRLELMLKVLDVDGAVRRVRGGWLATGEPWVYDEARLRRVAQARTAEQQAMREYAATPGCRLRYLRECLDDAEAADCGRCDRCAEPLFTPAVSDTALTAARTFLGRPGVDLPPKKLWPTGLDAVGVPLKGRIPPGEQALPGRAVGRLSDLGWGGRLRGLLGPDAADGPVPDDVAAAVVEVLKAWAHGDDRWSARPVGVVAVGSRRRPTLVGSLAERIASVGRLPLLGQVAPVGPPTGTGPRGNSAQRVRALHDAFTVDAELAAALAGLDGPVLLVDDLADTGWTLTLVARLLRQAGAPGVLPLTLAVAG, encoded by the coding sequence ATGAGTGTGGATCGGACGGCGGTACGTGAGCGAGCCGAGGCGGTGCTGCGTCGGCTGGCCGGTGAGCACGCCCGGCTGCGCGAGGACCAGTGGCGGGCGATCGAGGCGCTGGTGGTCGACCGGCGGCGGGTGCTCTGCGTGCAGCGCACGGGTTGGGGCAAATCGGCTGTCTACTTCGTCGCCACCGCCCTGCTCCGCGCCACCGACGGTGCCGGTGGGTACGGGCCGACGGTGATCGTGTCGCCGCTGCTGGCGTTGATGCGTAACCAGGTCGAGGCCGCCGCCCGCGCCGGCATCCGGGCCCGGACCATCAACTCGGCAAACCTCGACGAGTGGGACGAGATCACCGGCGAGATCCACGCCGGTGCGGTGGACGTGCTGCTGATCAGCCCGGAACGCCTCAACAACCCGGACTTCCGGGACAGCGTGCTGCCCCGGCTCGCCGCCACCACCGGGCTGCTGGTGGTGGACGAGGCGCACTGCGTCTCCGACTGGGGCCACGACTTCCGGCCGGACTACCGGCGGCTGCGGACCTTCCTCGGCCGGCTGCCCGAGCGGACCCCGGTGCTGGCCACCACCGCCACCGCCAACGCCCGGGTCACCGCCGACGTCGCCGAACAACTGGGCACCGAGCCAACCACCGACACCGAAACGACCGCCCGCACCGGCACCAGGCCGACCACCGGCACCGAGCCGAGCGGCGGCACCGAGCCGGCCACCGGCACCGGACCGGCCACCGGCACCGAGGCGGACGGCGGGCGCGGCGGGCGGCCGGACGTGCTGGTGTTGCGGGGCAGCCTGGACCGGGAATCACTGCGGCTGGGCGTACTCGATCTGCCGAGCCCGGCGCACCGGCTGGCCTGGCTCGCCGACCACCTGGACCGGCTGCCCGGCTCGGGGATCGTCTACACCCTGACCGTCGCGGCGGCCCAGGAGACGGCCGAGTTCCTCCGCTCACGCGGCTGGTCGGTGGCCTCCTACACCGGGCAGGCCGACGACGCCGACCGGCGGGCCGCCGAACAGGACCTGCTGGACAACAAGATCAAGGCGCTGGTCGCCACCAGCGCGCTGGGCATGGGCTTCGACAAGCCGGACCTCGGGTTCGTGGTGCACCTCGGGGCGCCGCCGTCGCCGATCGCCTACTACCAGCAGGTCGGCCGGGCCGGTCGGGCGGTGGCGCACGCCGAGGTGCTGCTGCTGCCCGGGGTCGAGGACGCCGCGATCTGGCGGTACTTCGCCTCGCTCGCCTTCCCACCCGAGGAGCAGGTGCGGGCCGTGCTGGCCGCACTGCACCCCGACCGGCCACTGTCCACCCAGGCCCTGGAGCCGATCGTCGACCTGCGGCGTACCCGGTTGGAGTTGATGCTCAAGGTGCTCGACGTGGACGGCGCGGTCCGCCGGGTGCGCGGCGGCTGGCTCGCCACCGGCGAGCCCTGGGTCTACGACGAGGCCCGGTTGCGGCGCGTCGCCCAGGCCCGCACCGCCGAGCAGCAGGCCATGCGGGAGTACGCCGCCACACCCGGCTGTCGGCTGCGCTACCTGCGGGAATGCCTGGACGACGCCGAGGCGGCCGACTGCGGCCGGTGTGACCGCTGTGCCGAACCGCTGTTCACCCCGGCGGTCTCCGACACCGCGTTGACCGCCGCGCGGACCTTCCTCGGCCGACCCGGGGTCGACCTGCCGCCCAAGAAGCTCTGGCCGACCGGGCTGGACGCGGTCGGCGTACCGCTGAAGGGTCGGATTCCGCCCGGTGAGCAGGCGCTGCCCGGCCGGGCGGTGGGGCGGCTCTCCGACCTCGGCTGGGGTGGCCGGCTGCGCGGCCTGCTCGGGCCGGACGCCGCCGACGGGCCGGTCCCCGACGACGTGGCCGCCGCCGTGGTCGAGGTGCTCAAGGCCTGGGCACACGGCGACGACCGGTGGTCGGCCCGCCCGGTCGGGGTGGTCGCGGTCGGCTCCCGCCGCCGGCCGACGCTGGTCGGCTCGCTGGCCGAGCGGATCGCCTCCGTCGGTCGGCTCCCGCTGCTCGGCCAGGTCGCCCCGGTCGGCCCGCCCACCGGCACCGGTCCGCGCGGCAACAGCGCCCAGCGGGTACGCGCCCTGCACGACGCCTTCACCGTCGATGCGGAGTTGGCCGCCGCCCTCGCCGGGCTGGACGGGCCGGTACTGCTCGTGGACGACCTGGCCGACACCGGCTGGACCCTTACCCTCGTCGCCCGCCTGCTGCGTCAGGCCGGTGCGCCGGGGGTGCTGCCCCTCACCCTCGCCGTGGCCGGCTGA